One Glycine max cultivar Williams 82 chromosome 3, Glycine_max_v4.0, whole genome shotgun sequence DNA window includes the following coding sequences:
- the LOC100788612 gene encoding shaggy-related protein kinase alpha-like, translating to MASVGVAPTSSGLRESSGVDRLPEEMNDMRIRDDKEMEATVVDGNGTETGHIIVTTIGGRNGQPKQTISYMAERIVGHGSFGVVFQAKCLETGETVAIKKVLQDKRYKNRELQTMRLLDHPNVVCLKHCFFSTTEKDELYLNLVLEYVPETVNRVIKHYNKLNQRMPLIYVKLYTYQIFRALSYIHRCIGVCHRDIKPQNLLVNPHTHQVKICDFGSAKVLVKGEPNISYICSRYYRAPELIFGATEYTTAIDIWSVGCVLAELMLGQPLFPGESGVDQLVEIIKVLGTPTREEIKCMNPNYTEFKFPQIKAHPWHKIFHKRMPPEAVDLVSRLLQYSPNLRCTALDTLTHPFFDELRDPNTRLPNGRFLPPLFNFKSHELKGVPVEILVKLIPEHARKQCPFLGL from the exons ATGGCTTCAGTTGGTGTGGCACCAACATCATCAGGCTTGAGAGAATCCAGTGGTGTTGATAGATTGCCTGAGGAGATGAATGATATGAGAATTAGGGACGATAAA GAAATGGAAGCCACCGTTGTCGATGGTAACGGAACGGAGACCGGACATATCATTGTTACTACCATTGGGGGTAGAAATGGTCAACCGAAGCAG acTATAAGCTATATGGCAGAGAGGATTGTTGGGCATGGATCATTTGGGGTTGTCTTCCAA GCTAAATGCTTGGAGACTGGTGAAACTGTGGCTATCAAAAAAGTTCTTCAAGACAAGAGGTATAAAAACCGGGAGCTGCAAACAATGCGCCTTCTTGACCACCCAAATGTTGTCTGTTTGAAGCATTGTTTCTTTTCAACCACTGAAAAGGATGAACTATACCTTAATTTGGTACTTGAGTATGTTCCTGAAACAGTTAATCGTGTGATCAAACATTACAACAAGTTGAACCAACGGATGCCTCTGATATATGTAAAACTCTATACATACCAG ATCTTTAGGGCACTATCTTATATTCATCGTTGCATTGGAGTCTGCCATCGGGATATCAAGCCTCAAAATCTATTG GTTAATCCGCACACTCACCAGGTTAAAATATGTGACTTTGGAAGTGCAAAAGTCTTG GTGAAAGGCGAACCAAATATATCGTACATATGTTCTAGATATTATAGAGCACCTGAGCTTATATTTGGAGCAACTGAATATACTACAGCTATTGACATTTGGTCAGTTGGCTGTGTATTGGCTGAGCTTATGCTTGGACAG cCCTTGTTCCCCGGTGAGAGTGGAGTTGATCAGCTTGTTGAGATCATCAAG GTTCTGGGAACTCCAACAAGGGAAGAGATAAAGTGCATGAATCCTAACTACACGGAATTTAAATTCCCACAGATTAAAGCGCATCCATGGCACAAG ATCTTTCACAAGCGCATGCCTCCAGAAGCTGTTGATCTGGTATCAAGACTACTACAATACTCCCCTAACTTGCGGTGCACTGCT TTAGATACCTTGACCCATCCTTTCTTTGATGAACTTCGTGACCCAAACACTCGCTTGCCAAATGGTCGTTTCCTTCcaccattgttcaattttaaatCTCATG AATTGAAGGGAGTCCCAGTTGAGATTTTGGTGAAATTGATTCCAGAACATGCGAGGAAGCAGTGCCCGTTTCTTGGCTTGTGA
- the LOC100789152 gene encoding pyrrolidone-carboxylate peptidase, with protein MGSEGPTTPTTTIHVTGFKKFHGVSENPTETIANNLTEYMNKKGLPKGLVIGSCSILETAGQGALVPLYQRLQSAVIAKDTESSNSNRIIWLHFGVNSGATRFAIENQAVNEANFRCPDEMGWKPQKVPIVPSDGGISRTRETSLPVVEITKALAEKGYEVMVSVDAGRFVCNYVYYHSLRFTEQNGIKSLFVHVPLFVTINEETQMQFAASLLEVLASIPQ; from the exons ATGGGGTCTGAAGGTCCTACGACACCGACAACAACAATTCATGTGACAGGATTTAAGAAATTCCATGGAGTTTCAGAGAATCCAACAGAAACAATTGCCAATAATTTGACGGAGTACATGAATAAGAAGGGTTTGCCAAAGGGTTTAGTTATTGGGAGCTGCAGCATTCTTGAGACTGCTGGTCAAGGAGCACTTGTTCCACTGTACCAGAGATTACAATCCGCCGTTATTGCCAAGGACACTGAATCTTCAAATTCCAATAGAATTATTTGG CTGCATTTTGGGGTTAACAGTGGTGCAACAAGGTTTGCTATAGAGAACCAAGCTGTCAATGAGGCTAATTTCCGATGCCCTGATGAAATGGGATGGAAGCCCCAG AAAGTCCCCATTGTTCCTTCGGATGGTGGAATTTCGCGAACAAGGGAG ACTTCACTTCCTGTTGTGGAGATCACCAAAGCCTTGGCAGAGAAGGGATATGAAGTTATGGTATCAGTTGATGCAGGCAGGTTTGTGTGCAATTACGTTTACTATCATTCCCTTCGCTTCACCGAGCAAAACGGGATCAAATCCCTTTTCGTGCACGTGCCGCTCTTCGTGACAATAAATGAAGAGACTCAAATGCAATTCGCAGCTTCCTTGTTAGAGGTGCTTGCCTCTATACCTCAGTAG
- the LOC100788081 gene encoding mannan endo-1,4-beta-mannosidase 4, translated as MGFQNLVLMIFMMTLVICQYGNCKDIVNPHHHLHKKNVTKIPNDNGFIQRSDTHFLLNEKSQYFNGFNAYWLMTMASDPSTISKVTTTFQEASQHGLNVARTWAFNDGGYKALQISPGYYDENVFKGLDSVISQAGKNGVWLILSLINNWKDGGGKNQYVQWAKEHGQKVNNEDDFFSHPVIKQYYKNHVKTILTRKNTITGLTYKDDPTIFAWELMNEPRCSELSGKQIQDWVREMAAYVKSIDSNHLLQIGLEGFYGESMPERKQFNPGYQIGTDFISNNQVPEIDFTTIHLYPQWMSRFNETAQDVFINNWVQVHIQDANDVLRKPILLSEFGLSSKISGYGVEKRNSLFEKLYNLIYKSASNRGSCAGGLFWQLLAKGMDDFRDGYEVVFEETPSTTNIITKQSKKMSSLA; from the exons ATGGGGTTTCAAAACTTGGTATTGATGATTTTTATGATGACATTGGTTATTTGTCAATATGGGAATTGCAAGGATATAGTCAATCCTCATCATCACTTACACAAAAAAAACGTTACCAAAATACCTAATGATAATGGTTTCATTCAACGAAGTGATACCCATTTTCTTCTAAATGAAAAGTCACAATACTTCAACGGATTCAATGCCTATTGgttaatgactatggcatctgATCCGTCTACAATTTCTAAGGTCACTACAACTTTTCAAGAAGCATCCCAACACGGTTTGAACGTAGCAAGAACCTGGGCATTCAATGATGGAGGTTACAAAGCCCTTCAAATTTCTCCCGGTTATTATGATGAGAATGTTTTTAAG GGATTGGATTCTGTGATATCACAAGCAGGAAAGAATGGGGTATGGCTGATCCTAAGCCTAATAAATAATTGGAAAGATGGTGGTGGAAAAAATCAATATGTTCAATGGGCAAAGGAACATGGTCAAAAAGTAAACAACGAGGATGACTTCTTCTCACACCCCGTCATTAAGCAATACTACAAAAATCACGTCAAG ACTATATTAACTAGAAAGAATACTATAACTGGATTAACATATAAAGATGATCCAACTATTTTTGCATGGGAGCTTATGAACGAACCTCGTTGTTCAGAGCTATCTGGAAAACAAATTcag GATTGGGTGAGGGAGATGGCTGCCTATGTGAAGTCCATTGATAGCAATCACTTACTCCAAATAGGGCTTGAAGGATTTTATGGTGAATCGATGCCAGAAAGGAAGCAGTTCAATCCTGGATATCAAATAGGAACCGATTTCATTTCTAACAATCAAGTTCCGGAAATCGATTTTACCACCATCCATCTATACCCTCAGTG GATGTCTAGGTTTAATGAAACAGCCCAAGATGTCTTTATTAACAATTGGGTCCAAGTCCATATTCAAGACGCAAATGATGTTTTACGGAAACCCATTCTTCTTAGCGAGTTTGGGTTATCTTCAAAGATTTCAGGATATGGCGTGGAGAAAAGGAATAGTTTGTTTGAGAAACTATACAATTTGATATACAAGAGTGCAAGTAACAGGGGGTCATGTGCAGGAGGGCTTTTTTGGCAACTACTGGCCAAAGGAATGGATGACTTTCGTGATGGCTATGAAGTCGTTTTTGAAGAGACTCCTTCAACTACCAATATCATTACTAAACAATCTAAGAAGATGTCAAGTCTTGCATAA